The Mycteria americana isolate JAX WOST 10 ecotype Jacksonville Zoo and Gardens chromosome 18, USCA_MyAme_1.0, whole genome shotgun sequence region CGGGTTGTTTCATTATTGATGAGAGATGACAGATCCGCGGCTGACGACCTGCCTAAGAGATATGATTAGCTTGTAAAAAATTAATCGCGCTTCTTAGGGATGATGCGAGCTGAAAACCCCAAGGAGCGGCGTTATCGATGTTCCCTAATTTCAGGGGACTTTGAAAAGGTTTTAGCAAAATTTGGAGGAGGCAATTACATTCAATTAGAGTCACAAGTGCCGAGACGTCACCGCTGCTCGGAGATGCCACGGCCGCATCCCCTGCTCCCTTACACTGCCGCTCGTCCTCCTTAGCGCAAGGAATAGATAAATACACATTCATACGTCAGACCTGCATTTTTTCCGTGGGGATCCTCCTTCCCGACTTCATCCCCCACAGCTCGAGCTCGGCAGTCGGGCTCTGGCCCCCCCGTCCTGCCATTTGTGAAGGCGACGGCACCCAGCACGCGCTGCCTGCCGAAAACGCCCTCACCTCCTCCTGCGCTCCGTGTTTCACCATCCCAAGGTCCGTAAAAACCCACCAGCGATGAGGATAACCATGCTCATCCTGGCAATAATGCTGGTCGGGGTCttggcagcccagccctgcatcTCACAAGGATGCAGCCCATCAAAGGTCCCAGCTCTTTGGGATATTGGGTGGGGGGAACAAAACTAGGCAGCTCGACGGGGCTGGGAATGCCAGCGGGAGCGACGGTGGGCTTTGCTTGGTGCTTCGCCTGCCTCCCCCACCTCATTACCGGGCACGGTTACTGCCATGGCGGGGTTCACGGGGCCGCGAAGCACATGCATAATTCATACTTCCCAGCTCACGAACGCCAGGCTCTTTGCAGACCTACCTGCAGATTAAAAACCTCAGCAGTGAGAGATGAAGAAACCTGGGGTCATGGCCACGCATGGGTGGCCAAACCCTTTGCCAATTAGCCGAGCCTTGAAACACGTGCCCAGCCTCGAGGCACGTCCCCATTACCCCAACCCAGCGTCACCTTCGGGACCCTCTGGGTTTGCAGGCACAAGGGATACACTTTCCCCAAGGTCTTGGCGGGACCAAGCCCCCCAACGATGGATTTTTGGGTCCCCATGCCAAATAGGATGGAggggagcggctgggtgggttTTGGCTGGTGGTGTTTTGGCCCCTGGCCCAAAGCTCGAGATGCAACCGAGCAGGATGCATCAGTCCAGCTCTTAATCTAAATATCCTCATTCCCCCAGCCTCTGCACTGCAGCATTTCCCCATGCTGCACCCATACAAGGTGACAACTTCCCAAACATCCCCCTAAAAGCCGCTGGTGGTCTCTCCCCGTTCACAGCAGGCATGTGCACATGGGTCCCCAGCTGCCAAGCCAGCACAGGAAATTTACCCCTCTGcttcttttccatcctctttctATACATATAGAAATATTACACTATTTAGCATGTGGTCCTCCACCCAACGAGCATCCGTGGCAAGTCTGTGGCAGATACACGACCACCCATCCCCTTCAGCACCACCACGGTCCCCGGGTGAAGCCGTCAGGTGGAAAGCAGCATCTCAGCATTGGCAGGGAGGGCATCTCAGTGCTTGCAGACGCTGGTAATGATGGGGAATGTGCCCCAAGGAGGTTCAGATGCTCGTCCCCATCTCAAGAGGCGGTGCCGGAGCCCGTGCAATGGCTGGTGAAGATCAGCTGCCGCACGGGATGTGGTCTGGGAGGCTGCGGACGCAGGGCATGAGCTCACGAGCACCCACCACCCATTAAAGACCCATGGCAAGCCCTCATCCCACCCCACTGACCCATGCAGTCAGGACCCATCGCACCCACACCTCATACAAGGAGTTGTTTTAGCATCCCCTGCGCTCATTTCTCTGGCAAATCCCACCGGATCAGGACCAAGCTAGCGGGGAGCGAGTCCCTGCATACAAAGAGGAGGAGCCGCCCACCCCCACCCACATTTTGGCTGTTTCTTTGCCGCCTTGTAGGGCCTCGTTTCTTTATGCATCTCTCAGCATGCGAGACGTTCCCCTcggggaaaaggaaattaatttttatctcttTGAATTCAGCTCGCTTAGTGGCGGTTGTGGAGGGATGCCATTCCCCaggccccctcctctcccccccgctGCGGTCCAGGCGTGGGGACCTGGCTGCCTCAGGGACCACGGGGACGACAATTCCCCTAAATCTTTGAAATTCAGATCAGAACCAGACGCATCACCGACATCTtcccaggaggagaaagaagcaagCGTGACACTGTCTGGaatcctctgtgcctcagtttccccacagtGATTCCAGTCCCCGCGGATCTCCCACACGCAGCAGCACATCACTTCGAAACGACAACTCACAtctctcccagcccttcccatCCCAAATTTCTTCCCAGTCCCGATGCTTTTGTTCACTTTCCTTAGTTCACCCCTCTCCCTGTGCACATGGATGCGGGTCTCTGAACGCGGCAGCCACCAGATGCAGTTTCACTCCTGCCTTTATTTGCTCTTCAGTGCCGgatttttccccctcccaaagcCCCCAGCGCCTCTGCCGCCGGCTCTTAATTCCCCTGCCATTTCCAGGCTGACCTCAAAGAGACCCCAGCAGCTTTCGGGCTATTTCCCGTCACCTTTCGTTAGCCGGCGTGCCGCAAAGGAAGGCCACCAAATTAGTCACCCGCCTCTGCCGGAGCAGCTGCTCGGCGTCAGGCCAAAGGTCTGCCCGGCACCaggctgcttcttcctcccttccccgcGCCTGCACCCGGGGACGAGGGACCTTTCCCGGATGAAACAActtattttccccttcccttgcCTGATCCCTTTTAACTAGCGAACGGAACGCGGAGGCAGCACCATCGGGCTGCCCGGAGGAGATACTTTTCCTCCCTTTGTGCTtcgttttgcttttctctgagcCTCTCTGTTTACCAGGCTAATAAAGCCGGCTCTGTGCTGCCGGCTCTGGGCTGGACCTTTTCCccggagcccagcccagcccaaacATGCAAAGCTCGTCTGGAAACCTCCTGCCAGCTTTGCCCGCTCAAAGTCACCTTGCCCCATACCTTCAGCTCCACGCTCCGGGCTCGCTCGGCAATCATTAATCGGCTTCTCCGCGTTCCCGGCATGGAAAAATGCCCCAGAAAATAACCCTGCCCTGGCAGTCCGACATGCAGCTGGCCGGCAAGCTGGTCCTCTCCGCCGCCGCTCTGCTCTTCCTGACTTTGGCATACAGGTTTTATAAGTCCCGCTCGCTTGCCAGGGGCAAAATCCCGCCGGCCGACgcgggaggagggcagagggaaaaCGCTGCccaggatggggacggggatggtgcGGCGGGTCTGCGACGGAGGAGGGTGTGCGGTGAGGAGGCTGGGAGCGATGGTGGGGACGCACAAGCAAGCGGTCAAGCGAGCGTCCCTGGGACACGGCGCACGCCGCCCCGGGGGGACCGAAGTCTGCCaaggggtgaggaggaggaaggagaggagatggCTTCTGAACTAGGGCTGGCTTGCAGGAGAGTGGGGATGGCCAGGAGGGGAAGTGAGCTGGGAAGCGAGCTGGGAAGCGAGCTGGGAAGCAAGCTAGGAATCAAGCTGGGAAGTGAGCCAGGAAGTAAGCTGGGAAGTAAGTTGGGAAGCGAGCCAGGAATCGAGCTGGGAAGTGATTCAGGAAGCAAGCCAGGAAGCAAGTCAGGAAGCAAGCTAGGAAGCGAGCCGGGAAGCAAGCCAGGAATTGAGCTGGGAAGTGAGCTGGGAAGCAAGCTAGGAATCAAGCTGGGAAGTGAGCCAGGAAGTAAGCTGGGAAGTAAGTTGGGAAGCGAGCCAGGAATCGAGCTGGGAAGTGATTCGGGAAGCGAGCCAGGAAGCAAGTCAGGAAGCAAGCTAGGAAGCGAGCCGGGAAGCGAGCCGGGAATTGAGCTGGGAAGTGAGCTGGGAAGCAAGCTAGGAATCAAGCTGGGAAGCGAGCCAGGAAGTAAGCTGGGAAGTAAGTTGGGAAGCGAGCCAGGAATCGAGCCGGGAAGTGATTCGGGAAGCGAGCCAGGAAGCAAGTCAGGAAGCAAGCTAGGAAGCGAGCCGGGAAGCGAGCCGGGAAGAAAGCAGACAAGCAAGCCAGGAAGTGAGCCAGGAAATGAGCTGGGAAGTGAGCTGGGAAGCGAGCTGGGAAGCGAGCTGGCAAGCAAGCCAAGAAGTGAGCCAGGAAGCAAGCCGGGAAGTGAGCTGGCAAGTGAGCCAGGAAGCGAGCTGGGAAGTAATCCAGGAAGCGAGCCAGGAAGCAAGATGAGCTCTTATGGTCCTGGGGACACGGCCGAAACACTGAGCAGCTGTGGGGAGGAGAGCACGCTTGCCCCAAGGACTGGGCTTTCCCCTGGGATTGCTGATGCCCAGATGGCAGGTGACGGACGTGCCCAAAGCACGGAGCAGGATTTGGCCAGCGGAGGCATGAGCCGGGAGGCCGAGGGGCGTGGGGGGACGATCCAGACCCTCAGTGTCACCTCGGACCTGGGGCTAACGATGACAGCGAGCCACGCAGGGTCGGATGCATCCTACTCTTTCTCCTCAGTCGCAAAGATCCAGGTGGAGGAGAACTACATCACCGAGCGGCGGGCGAAGGACGGGGCTGGGCAGCCAGTCCCCAGCCTCAAAGGCAAAGTCTATGACTACTACGTCCAGTCCATCTCCCAGTTGGTGTCAAAGAAGAGGTCTCTCCCCTACATCCCTCTGGGAACATCCTGGCGCCGCGGCTCGGAGCGGGTCAATGAAGAGCTGCAGAGATTTGCGACCCAAGAGCCGGATCCGTCTTCGGCAACACAGGATCCCACCACCTCCTCCATAGTTCCACCACCTACAGGGAGCTTGGAGATCTCCCCTGAGCCACCATCCCCTGGCCGCAAGGAGAGCATCCTCCAGATCGCTGACAgcccccacctccagctgccCATGGAGGGTTTTGGGGTCACAGCCGGCACACCACCTGCAAGCCCCCGGCCAGGGCTGGTGGCCAGTGCTGACCTCTTCCAAatcccaccacccacccacctgGACCTGGGGAACTGCTATGAGGTCCTCTGCACAGCCAAGGCACAGAAGCTTGGCCACCTCCAGGAGGCTGCCTACAAGGTGATGAGCGACAACTACCTCCAGGTGCTGAGGACACCCTCCATCTACGGCCGCCTCAACGCCGGCGAGCGGGAGCTCATCCTGCGGCGGAGGATGAAGGGGAAGATGTACGTGGCCGTGGCAGATGTCAACGTGCAGGAGCCCGGCCTCCGCACCAGCCGCCTCTGCTACTACGATGACAGAGGGGACTGCTGGCATCACCTCTGCCACGTGCCGCCGGAGGTGGTCTCCCGGGGGTGCGCCATGTGCAGCATGTTCAACTACCTCTTCGTGGTGGCCGGCTGCGAGGGCACGGGCCGGATGCAGAGATCCTCCAACCGTGTCTTCTGCTATGACCCCCTGACCAACATCTGGAGGGAAATCTGTCCCCTGAACCAGGCACGGCCACACTGCAAGCTCGTGGCCTTGGACGGCCACCTCTACGCCATTGGCGGCGAGTGCCTCTACACAGTGGAACGCTATGACCCCCGGCAGGACCGCTGGACCTTCACCGCACCCTTGCCCCACGACACCTTCGCTGTGGCTCACACGGCCACAGTGTGCGATGGGGAGATCTACGTGACGGGGGGCACCTTGCGCTATGTTCTGCTGCGTTACGCCGCCCACTCGGACAGCTGGAGGGTCAGCCCGCTCGTCAGCGGCAAGGACAGGACAGCCGAGATGGTGAGCACCAACGGCTTCATCTACCGCTTCGACCTCCACCGCAGCACGGGCATCGGCGTCTACCGCTGCGGAGCCAAGGCCAAGCTATGGTACGAGTGTGCCACCTACGCCATGCCCGACCCATCCGGCTTCCAGTGCGCCGTGGTGGGCAGCCTGGTCCACTGTGTCGGCCGGCACTTCCACATACGCTTCTTGGCCGACCACATCTCACCGCACTTTGGGACCAAGGAGCTGCAGCCCTTCCCATCACCCCACGGCAGCCTCCTCCCGGCCGTCCTGGTGCTGCCAGAGGGAGGGACGGCACAAACGCAGGTTTGAGGGATTCATGCTGGGGTCTCATGCAACAGCGGTGGCGGCTCAGATGTGACATGATGGTGAAAGCTGGTAGAAGAAGCCACCAGCCCACACTGGACCACGTAGCATGGGACCGACACTACCAGGGCAACGTTACCCATGCCTACCATCAAGCAGGCATCACACCAGTCCCCGTAAGTAAGGAAGGAGACAAATTGCCCTTGGATACTGCCAGTAAACCCAGCCTTGAAGACACaaggaagagcaaagcaggagCTGGGTGGACTCGTTTGCTCAGAGGTATTTAAACATAGGTGTGCTTGCTCGGATGCAAATAAACCACGGCTTGCTGCAGGCTCCCAGCTGCGTGCTGCCCAATAAGTAGCTGCTTTACACACCGGGTGTTTAATATTGACCTAGACACGCAACACATGGGGGGTTTTAGGGTGGAGGAAGACAGCGGGGAAGTTTGATTCCTAAGGAGGTATAACCCAAAGGTCGGCCCCATCGGCATCAAGCCAGCGTTGAGCCTCCTGGCTTGACCACACACATCACCCcggggctggaggctgggggCCAGAGGGTTCCCTGGTCCTACCAGTGCCTTGTTACCTGTTACCTTATCCtcagcacaaaaaaaattatatatatttatatgcacgTGATGTAAATAGGCACTATAGATTTATGGACAGCTGGTCTTAAAGGCAATTAAAGTGAACATTTGGTAAAATTAACCATGGGCTACTGTTGCACATCGTTTCAAGCCGTAGCCAAGCCTAATGGGAACAAAGAGGCCGGTGCATGTTTTACATCGCTAATTACTGCACAAACAATGTCTCTGAGGAGGCGAGGAAAAGCAAAGCGGGGCCCTGGATGTGAGCAGCTGATCTTCCATCCCCTTTTCCCCAGGTTTTGCCGACCTCACTCCGCTGCCTCCGTGTCCTGCCAAAAGCCTACTTTGGgtaattgcattttcttctcctctagCCGTTAGAGAAACAGCTTGTCATCCGTCATTTGTCAGCCCTAGATGGACAAAAACAACTCCCAGATGGAAAAAACCCTCCTGTACCTGCCTCCTCGGTGGCAGCAGGTCATGAGCACGAAGTCACGGATGCGCTTGAAGTGCTTGGAGATAAGAGATGGTGCTGGAGCAGCCCATGGTATCACCATTTATGCCTTGCTGCTCATGGTGGTTTAGGAGAGCTTAAGTTAATGTTCTCTCAAAGTGCTCCCAAAAGTATTTATTACTTCTCTCGGCCACTGCCTGGAGGCCTCGCGTTTCTGCCTTCAAGGGCTTCCTACGAAGGTCAGTGGCATCCATCCTTGTTAGGAGACCTTGGGAGGCTGCGTTAATTAACCCGGTCTCTGAGGTTTGCTCGTTAGCTGCAGCACGTTGCTTCTGCTGATGGAGGGTGGGTGATGCATCCTCTCCTCATGCTAAAAGCTGCCATGGTCCGGCCTCTTTCACCATCCTCGGGGCCAGCCCTTCCTACCCCAGGAGGACCACCCCACCAACGACGTGCTGGGGCTGCAGTCTCCTCCATCCCAGCATCTCTCTCTCCTGGGATGCTCGGGCTGGTGAACCTTATGAATCAAAAAAGCTCCttgttattatcattattatttaacGCTCCGCTATTTAGCTACCTCCGTAGCCGGTGCTCGGAGCAGCAAGCCCAACGAGGTGGGCTCACGCATGCTGCGACCCATCTCTACTTCTCCCCCAGCACAACCCAGGTACTGGCTGCGTCACGGGAGCAGCCCAGCCCCTTTGCAACCTGCAAAAGCCTCCTGTCCCCCTCAGcacccctgctccagcacccggCCCCTTCGGCACCCCTGCCACGGCAGGCCGGGCGCTGGGGAGCAGCGGGCACGCtggctgggtgggagctgggtAGCTGGAGCCCTTCCAGGTGAcggggggttttttttcacccccaGAAAAGCTTTCCTGGGATCCTGCCCTTCTCACGGTGCCTCTTTGCTTCCGTTTAATATTTCACCTTCCCTTTAACTCcttgctgccaggctgcagcctcaAAACCCAGCAGCTTTTCCTCGTTCCCCAGTGTGACGGTGAGCGATGAATAACAACGACCACGGGTGGGCAGCTCTCCCCCCGCTCCTGCACTCTCCAATATTAACACGATTCGCCTGGGGAGGCATTTTGGAGATTAAAAGCGCTGGGGACATCCCGTGCTGGAACACTGCTTGTTCTGCAGGGAAGGACAACCAGGTTTGGAGCACAAAGCATGCGGCGATCCTGTGGTTGACGGTGAAATGACTCTTGGCTGTGGGAAAACAAAGGGGAAAGGACAAATGCAAACTGATACTCGGAcctgcatggggttttttttttttgctccgaAATGCTGGCGCAGAGGAGGAGCCTTTGGAGGGCCGGTAGGTGTGGTGGCAATGGCGGTGCCACCGGCTGACCCCTGCCACCACCGCCGGATCCCGGTCGTTGATTTCCAACGGTGCCGGACACCCAGCTCTGTGTTTCTGCTGATGGGCAGCAGCTTCAAACCGTGGGCTTGCAGCTCTTGGGATAACCATAAGACCACCAAGCAGTTTCGGTGCAGCTTGCGGCATCgggatattatttatttttgctgatcGGGTCGGCAAAGCTGCCACGATTTACAGGGACAAAGGGTTGGGAAACAGGCAGTGCATCCTAAAAAAACTCCGCACCCTGCACCACAGAGCTACAGACCACCCTGAGCAAGTTCAAGTAACGATAAACACTCGGAGGTCGCAATAAACCCATCCAGGCTGGGGGTTTACCTGGAGCGTCCGCTCTGGGGAGCCTCTTCCCTTGCTGCAAGACCGGTCGCTGCAAACCGGGACCCTCGCTGGGTCGGGGTCCAGGACTGGGCtctggaagagaaaacacaacCACTGCCGGGCTTGTGAGCGCCGGGAAAAGCTATTTCCGCCATCCACCGGCAATTCTCCCATCCCTAGAGTTCCCTCAAGGGTGCCACCGAGGACGCCCTCCAGCAGAGAGCTCCTCACCACCAGCGCCTGGACCCATCGCTGCCCTCTGGGCCCCCCGCCGGGTTTACCTCCCAAAAGAAGGATGCAACCGCTAAACCGTGCTGCTTTGCAACCAAATATAACCTTTGCACTAAATTCGGTATTTTCTTCTAATCAGAGAGACCCATTATCTACCCCCGCCACGTTTATTTAGGCAATTACATAGTTTAATGTACATTGATTCAGattcttaatttttacatttttgattATGATAAAAAACCAGGGAGTGACGCATTTCTTATTTGCTCGGcactcttttttcctttgcagtgtgCCAGGCATGCGAATGGAAATTGGAAGTCAATTAAATAAgtgcaaaaccagcattttaaaatcttttttattagtTAAACACAGCTACCTTCAATGTGTCGGCTACAGcagagtggggggaaaaaaaaaaccaaaaagcaaaaaagtgagCTTATCCAGacatgttttgcatttaaaaccGACGCGATACATGAAAGAAATATTAAGCGTAGCGAACTGACAAATTAAGTATCTCGTTCCTGACAAGCAGGAGCAAACTCGTGTCAGTGGTTGAGGAGCCGGGTGGGAATTTAAAGCCAGGGGAAGGGCAAGACCCATCGCAGCATCTCTAGGTGCCAAGAAGGGGGGTGGCACCTCTCAGCCCCTGGCCACGGTTTCTCCTAGACCCTCTGGAGAGGTGCCTACAGCAACTTCTATGCTGCTACAGGTTGCGTTGTCATCAGGAGAGCTTCCATGAGATGTTTAAAGCCAAGGAGGGATGTCCCGTCCTCTCCCACTCGTTTCTTCACCCCTTCTGCACCTAATCCAAGCTGACCACCCACGCATGGCCACCAGCAACCCCTTGGTAGAGCAGATCCTGGAGGCACCAACCTCAGCCTTTCTCCACGCTGGTTTGTAACCAGGAACAACCAGTTGTGTAGACAGGGAGCTGCACCCAAGCTGCAGAACCTCGTTTACAAGCAGACGGTAACGAACCAGGGCTCAACACGACCCCATCGCTTGCAAGACCCAGACCTGCTTGCCCGGTGCCAAAGGGACGTTTCTTGGCAGCATCCGCAAGGCACCGCTCCGGGAACGTCAGCCAGCTCCTTGCGAGCGTGGAGAGGTCGGTGCTAATGAAAGATGCCGTCGCAGAGCCGGCGTCCGGCCAGACAAATGTAATTAGCGGTATTTGCAGAAGACAAACCTTGGTGAGGATGGGGGGCATGGGAGCACATCCCCCTGCGAtcgttttggggaaaaaacacgGCCATTTGGAGGCCTTCCAAACTAGAATAACAGCCTCGCCAATGACTATTTAATTAAAACCCGCGCGGTGTTCGAAGGGAGAAGGGCTGCGAGTGAATAAGCGCGGTGATAAAATATGCATCGACTCCAGCATAAGTTCTCCCTCCCCGGCACAAGCCTTTGCTTAAACCGTTGATGGTTTTTGATTCACAAGCTCCAGTGAGGAGGGAACATTTGGCAGCCACTATTTCAATCCCGCCGGGAGTTTTTTCCGGGGGTTATAGCCACGCTGTACTTTAGGATGTGTCAGGGCTGGCATCATAAACACAGATCAGAAACGctataaaaggaggaaaaaaaaaccaaaaccacactcCTGGCTGGAGTTTAGCATCCTGCGAGCTCGGGCCAAAGGCAAATTATTTCTCCgttactgaaataaaatcaataaagctcatttttatttacagaagaGCCAAAGAGGGGGATAAGGGCAAACTCCTCGAGCTGCGGAAGGGGGATAGGGGTGTTTATGgttttcagctggttttcaacCAAAAACACAAGGCAGTGGGCAGTGATTTCAAGGCGAAAAGCAGCAGTTGGGCTTTTCTCCGCTGCCTTTCATGGATCTTATTGAAAATATCCCCAGGTCCCTTAGAGGTGCCAACCCTGGGGTGAAACCACTTGCCCCGAGGCAACCTGGGGAGATGCTATCTCTCAAGAAGCCACCATCTAGCTAAATAAAACCAGGTTTATTATTATATCCGCTATTTTGGTTCATTGCTCTCTTACAACACACCCTGGGCATGGAGAGG contains the following coding sequences:
- the KLHDC7A gene encoding kelch domain-containing protein 7A, coding for MPQKITLPWQSDMQLAGKLVLSAAALLFLTLAYRFYKSRSLARGKIPPADAGGGQRENAAQDGDGDGAAGLRRRRVCGEEAGSDGGDAQASGQASVPGTRRTPPRGDRSLPRGEEEEGEEMASELGLACRRVGMARRGSELGSELGSELGSKLGIKLGSEPGSKLGRSKSGSKLGSEPGSKPGIELGSELGSKLGIKLGSEPGSKLGSKLGSEPGIELGSDSGSEPGSKSGSKLGSEPGSEPGIELGSELGSKLGIKLGSEPGSKLGSKLGSEPGIEPGSDSGSEPGSKSGSKLGSEPGSEPGRKQTSKPGSEPGNELGSELGSELGSELASKPRSEPGSKPGSELASEPGSELGSNPGSEPGSKMSSYGPGDTAETLSSCGEESTLAPRTGLSPGIADAQMAGDGRAQSTEQDLASGGMSREAEGRGGTIQTLSVTSDLGLTMTASHAGSDASYSFSSVAKIQVEENYITERRAKDGAGQPVPSLKGKVYDYYVQSISQLVSKKRSLPYIPLGTSWRRGSERVNEELQRFATQEPDPSSATQDPTTSSIVPPPTGSLEISPEPPSPGRKESILQIADSPHLQLPMEGFGVTAGTPPASPRPGLVASADLFQIPPPTHLDLGNCYEVLCTAKAQKLGHLQEAAYKVMSDNYLQVLRTPSIYGRLNAGERELILRRRMKGKMYVAVADVNVQEPGLRTSRLCYYDDRGDCWHHLCHVPPEVVSRGCAMCSMFNYLFVVAGCEGTGRMQRSSNRVFCYDPLTNIWREICPLNQARPHCKLVALDGHLYAIGGECLYTVERYDPRQDRWTFTAPLPHDTFAVAHTATVCDGEIYVTGGTLRYVLLRYAAHSDSWRVSPLVSGKDRTAEMVSTNGFIYRFDLHRSTGIGVYRCGAKAKLWYECATYAMPDPSGFQCAVVGSLVHCVGRHFHIRFLADHISPHFGTKELQPFPSPHGSLLPAVLVLPEGGTAQTQV